In Halobaculum sp. XH14, a single genomic region encodes these proteins:
- a CDS encoding undecaprenyl diphosphate synthase family protein: MGLYDRYLALRHRLHDEAPPRHVALVITERDLLEQGAYATLEDVLGWAFEYGAERVTVSVSVLDEAVVDTLARELAEVDSPRRVAVRTPEDTARADAPVRVNIGLGGKREFAAAVREIAEAVEAGDLSPEDVDEADIEERLVFPEEPDLVVKTGAERLSDFLIWQSVYSELYFTDVNWRDFRLRDYLRAVLDYQNRQRRFGR; encoded by the coding sequence GTGGGACTGTACGACCGGTACCTCGCGCTCCGCCACCGCCTCCACGACGAAGCCCCGCCGCGACACGTCGCGCTGGTCATCACCGAGCGCGACCTGCTCGAACAGGGTGCCTACGCGACGCTCGAGGACGTCCTCGGCTGGGCGTTCGAGTACGGCGCCGAGCGCGTCACCGTCTCCGTCTCGGTGCTCGACGAGGCGGTCGTGGACACGCTCGCCCGCGAACTCGCGGAGGTCGACTCGCCCCGGCGCGTCGCGGTCAGGACGCCCGAGGACACCGCCCGGGCCGACGCGCCGGTCCGGGTGAACATCGGCCTCGGCGGGAAGCGGGAGTTCGCCGCCGCTGTCCGGGAGATCGCCGAGGCCGTCGAGGCCGGGGACCTCTCGCCCGAGGACGTCGACGAGGCCGACATCGAGGAGCGACTGGTGTTCCCCGAGGAGCCCGACCTGGTGGTGAAGACGGGAGCGGAACGGCTCTCGGACTTCCTCATCTGGCAGTCGGTGTACTCGGAGCTCTATTTTACGGACGTGAACTGGCGCGACTTCCGGCTACGTGATTACCTGCGGGCGGTGCTGGACTACCAGAACCGGCAGCGACGGTTCGGGCGGTAG
- a CDS encoding aminopeptidase P family protein: MRSPHERRTRAARVRLRERGDDCLVLFPSTNLLYLSGFEEQPGERHLLLFVPAAVDGDADADAAGADAAVAGADADTAGVEAADLDASGATRDPVFLVPELYGEQVRRESWVPDVRTWADDEDPRAAVAAVLADLGVDDGRVLLDDTMHARFTLDLREALPDAEFGLASEVLSELRVRKDDAELDAMARAGDVADAVIEDLRARDGDVVGDTEAELAEYVEDRLAHHGGAGVSFETIVGSGPNGAMPHHAHGEREIGAGEPVVLDFGTRVDGYPSDQTRTLVFGADEVEPSATVREVHDVVREAQRAGVDAVEPGVTAGAVDAAAREVIEDAGYGGEFIHRTGHGVGLDVHEEPYVVAGSDRELAEGMTFSVEPGVYLPDEFGVRIEDLVVVTEDGCERLNHTDRGWRP; the protein is encoded by the coding sequence ATGCGCAGTCCCCACGAACGACGGACGCGGGCGGCGAGGGTCCGCCTCCGCGAGCGCGGCGACGACTGTCTGGTGCTGTTCCCGAGCACGAACCTCCTGTACCTCTCCGGGTTCGAGGAACAGCCGGGCGAGCGGCACCTGCTGCTGTTCGTTCCCGCGGCGGTGGACGGCGACGCCGACGCGGATGCCGCCGGGGCCGACGCGGCCGTCGCCGGGGCGGACGCGGACACCGCCGGGGTCGAAGCCGCCGACCTCGACGCGAGCGGCGCGACCCGCGACCCGGTCTTTCTCGTCCCCGAACTGTACGGCGAGCAGGTTCGCCGGGAGTCGTGGGTGCCCGACGTCCGGACGTGGGCCGACGACGAGGACCCGCGGGCGGCGGTCGCCGCGGTGCTCGCTGACCTCGGTGTGGATGACGGGCGCGTCCTCCTCGACGACACGATGCACGCCCGGTTCACGCTCGACCTCCGGGAAGCGCTCCCCGACGCCGAGTTCGGCCTGGCCTCCGAGGTGCTCTCGGAGCTCCGCGTCCGCAAGGACGACGCGGAACTCGACGCGATGGCCCGCGCGGGCGACGTCGCCGACGCCGTGATCGAGGACCTCAGGGCCCGCGACGGCGACGTGGTCGGCGACACCGAAGCCGAGTTGGCCGAGTACGTCGAGGACCGCCTCGCACACCACGGCGGGGCGGGCGTCTCCTTCGAGACCATCGTCGGCTCCGGGCCGAACGGTGCGATGCCACACCACGCCCACGGCGAGCGGGAGATCGGGGCCGGCGAGCCGGTCGTGCTCGACTTCGGGACGCGGGTCGACGGCTACCCCTCCGACCAGACCCGGACGCTCGTGTTCGGCGCCGACGAGGTGGAACCGAGCGCGACGGTCCGCGAGGTCCACGACGTCGTCCGCGAGGCACAGCGGGCGGGCGTCGACGCGGTCGAACCGGGCGTCACCGCGGGCGCGGTCGACGCGGCCGCCCGCGAGGTCATCGAGGACGCGGGCTACGGCGGGGAGTTCATCCACCGGACGGGCCACGGCGTCGGTCTCGACGTCCACGAGGAGCCGTACGTCGTCGCCGGCAGCGATCGGGAACTGGCCGAAGGGATGACCTTCAGCGTCGAACCCGGCGTCTACCTGCCCGACGAGTTCGGCGTGCGGATCGAGGACCTGGTGGTGGTGACCGAGGACGGGTGCGAACGGCTCAACCACACCGACCGCGGCTGGCGCCCCTGA
- a CDS encoding acyl-CoA dehydrogenase family protein produces the protein MNFDLPAEHRMIRDQVREFCEEEIAPIAQEIEDEHRFPAEVFDQLADLDMLGVPIDEAYGGLGGDQLMYALVTEELGRVSGGIGLSYAAHVSLASKPIELFGTDEQKERWLRPLAEGEYLGSWALTEPGSGSDASNMETTAEKEGDEWVIDGTKQFITNANVAGSVLVKAVTDPEAGYDGISTFIVDPEADDGFEVTTVWDKMGLNCSPTCEIQFDDVRLPEDRLLGEAGEGWKQTMKTLDGGRVSIAALSVGLAQGAYEAAESYAGEREQFGQPISKFDAIRDKLVDMHRKTERARLLTHKSASLYDRGESVTRESALAKLDASEAAREVAEDAVQVLGGYGYTTDFAPQRFYRDAKLMEIGEGTSEIQHVVIGRELGL, from the coding sequence ATGAACTTCGATCTACCCGCCGAACACCGGATGATCCGGGACCAGGTTCGGGAGTTCTGCGAGGAGGAGATCGCCCCCATCGCCCAGGAGATCGAGGACGAGCACCGCTTCCCGGCCGAGGTGTTCGACCAGCTCGCCGACCTCGACATGCTCGGCGTCCCCATCGACGAGGCGTACGGCGGGCTCGGCGGCGACCAGCTCATGTACGCGCTCGTGACCGAGGAGCTCGGCCGCGTCTCGGGCGGCATCGGGCTCTCGTACGCCGCGCACGTCTCGCTCGCATCCAAGCCCATCGAGCTGTTCGGCACCGACGAGCAGAAGGAGCGCTGGCTTCGCCCGCTCGCCGAGGGCGAGTACCTCGGCTCGTGGGCGCTCACCGAACCCGGCTCGGGCTCGGACGCCTCGAACATGGAGACCACCGCCGAGAAGGAGGGCGACGAGTGGGTCATCGACGGCACCAAGCAGTTCATCACCAACGCGAACGTCGCCGGCTCCGTGCTCGTGAAGGCCGTCACCGACCCCGAGGCGGGCTACGACGGCATCTCGACGTTCATCGTGGACCCGGAGGCGGACGACGGGTTCGAGGTGACGACCGTGTGGGACAAGATGGGCCTCAACTGTTCGCCCACCTGCGAGATCCAGTTCGACGACGTCCGGCTGCCCGAGGACCGCCTGCTCGGCGAGGCGGGCGAGGGGTGGAAACAGACGATGAAGACGCTCGACGGCGGGCGCGTCTCCATCGCCGCGCTGTCGGTCGGGCTCGCGCAGGGGGCTTACGAGGCCGCCGAGTCCTACGCCGGCGAGCGCGAGCAGTTCGGCCAACCCATCTCGAAGTTCGACGCAATCCGCGACAAGCTGGTGGACATGCACCGCAAGACCGAGCGCGCCCGACTGTTGACCCACAAGTCCGCCAGCCTGTACGATCGGGGCGAGTCGGTCACCCGCGAGTCGGCGCTCGCCAAACTCGACGCCAGCGAGGCGGCCCGCGAGGTCGCCGAGGACGCCGTCCAGGTGCTGGGCGGCTACGGCTACACCACCGACTTCGCTCCCCAGCGATTCTACCGCGACGCGAAGCTGATGGAGATCGGCGAAGGCACGAGCGAGATCCAGCACGTGGTCATCGGCCGCGAACTCGGGCTCTGA
- the uppS gene encoding polyprenyl diphosphate synthase produces MNVPARLRTAFERAYEGLLRREISGAPKHVAIIQDGNRRYARKQGEDTAEGYQAGADTTERVLDWCAELGVEELTLYAFSTENFERPEEQLQPLFDLLEGKLREFADADRVHEQEVRVRALGDVGMLPERVREAVDYAEARTVGHEGFTLNIALAYGGRNELLGAVHEVAEDVADGSLAASDVDVAEVESRLYRSPVRDVDLIIRTGGDERTSNFLPWHANGNEAAVFFCTPYWPEFSKVDLLRGIRTYEAREESWRRARTKRAVALVRSLAATETEAARAVAGRLRETLPSGDAAEMEEVLESSGETAD; encoded by the coding sequence GTGAACGTCCCCGCCCGCCTCCGGACCGCGTTCGAGCGCGCGTACGAGGGGCTGCTCCGCCGCGAGATCTCCGGCGCGCCGAAACACGTCGCCATCATCCAGGACGGCAACCGCCGGTACGCCCGCAAGCAGGGCGAGGACACCGCCGAGGGCTATCAGGCCGGCGCGGACACGACCGAGCGCGTGCTCGACTGGTGTGCCGAACTCGGCGTCGAGGAGCTCACCCTGTACGCGTTCTCGACGGAGAACTTCGAGCGACCGGAGGAGCAACTCCAGCCCCTCTTCGACCTGCTCGAGGGGAAACTCCGGGAGTTCGCCGACGCCGACCGCGTCCACGAGCAGGAGGTGCGGGTCCGCGCGCTCGGCGACGTCGGGATGCTCCCGGAGCGCGTGCGCGAGGCGGTGGACTACGCCGAGGCCCGGACGGTCGGCCACGAGGGCTTCACCCTCAACATCGCGCTCGCCTACGGCGGCCGGAACGAACTGCTCGGCGCGGTCCACGAGGTCGCCGAGGACGTGGCCGACGGCTCCCTCGCCGCGAGCGACGTCGACGTCGCGGAGGTCGAGTCGCGCCTCTACCGCAGCCCGGTTCGCGACGTCGACCTCATCATCCGGACCGGCGGCGACGAGCGCACCTCGAACTTCCTGCCGTGGCACGCCAACGGCAACGAGGCTGCGGTGTTCTTCTGTACGCCGTACTGGCCGGAGTTCTCCAAGGTCGACCTGCTGCGTGGCATCCGGACGTACGAGGCCCGCGAGGAGTCCTGGCGGCGCGCCCGGACGAAACGCGCCGTCGCGCTCGTCCGCTCGCTCGCGGCGACCGAGACGGAGGCCGCCCGCGCGGTCGCCGGTCGGCTGCGCGAGACGCTGCCGAGCGGCGACGCGGCAGAGATGGAGGAGGTCCTGGAGTCGAGCGGCGAGACGGCGGACTGA
- a CDS encoding PAS domain S-box protein — protein MVAWLAAASLLAAVVSLAVVPSVHRATRGSPGYVRTLATGSLVAAALWSVAHCFALTADTLAAQETWATIGIAVGAPLVTCWFALAYRLFRPEERLGRREVAFLAAEPLVTAVGVLTGTGWFFDGRRLLGRSDGTLLVLEPGVGLHLHTLYTAGLGIAGTALLVRSADRGGTGTRGRVGLLVAGAIVPGLTWSVWLLGLPGALAPDYTPVALGFSAVCIHVATRQYWLFGPQSAARNAVFDGLRDAVVVVDDRGTLTDANPAARETFDVTDADLGRDAATVLPSDVPVERDGDDEFGTVKHRVDGRSRYLEPRWRSLPSAGGGTVISFRDVTERTQVERRYRSYVEHSHDVVVVTDADGVLEYVSPAIEHVLGYEQDAAAGKSLTDYIHPDDTQDVAASLAESLDSPGEGVRVTFRARHADGGWRTLEGVGVNGFDDPDIGGFLVTLRDTTTRDRYDQRLRVLTRVLRHDLRNELNVVMGYASSLADADREPVAHKGTTIRRAAERLADLGERVRGVDRTLRDADHGGRPLYVDEVVEAVADLATDRHPAATVTTDCEEGVAAYADGLLATALWNVVENGIVHNDGPSPTVSVAVDADERAVELVVRDDGPGIPAGERSAVEAGHETQLEHASGLGLWLVRWVLDGVDGELRFPDTDAGGAVVLRLRAADPADADSVRMPTPAEWTKPGARSPADAPMEGQRGTD, from the coding sequence ATGGTCGCGTGGCTCGCCGCCGCATCCCTCCTCGCTGCGGTCGTCAGTCTCGCCGTCGTCCCGAGCGTTCACCGCGCGACGCGCGGCAGCCCCGGCTACGTCCGGACGCTGGCCACCGGCTCGCTCGTCGCCGCGGCCCTCTGGTCGGTCGCCCACTGCTTCGCGCTGACGGCCGACACCCTCGCCGCACAGGAGACGTGGGCCACCATCGGCATCGCGGTCGGCGCGCCGCTGGTCACCTGCTGGTTCGCGCTCGCCTACCGACTCTTCCGGCCCGAGGAGCGGCTCGGCCGCCGCGAGGTCGCGTTCCTCGCCGCCGAACCGCTGGTCACGGCGGTCGGCGTGCTGACCGGGACCGGCTGGTTCTTCGATGGCCGCCGGCTCCTCGGGCGGAGCGACGGGACCTTGCTCGTGCTGGAGCCGGGAGTCGGGCTCCACCTGCACACGCTCTACACCGCGGGGCTCGGGATCGCCGGGACGGCGCTGCTGGTCCGCAGCGCCGACCGGGGCGGGACCGGGACGCGGGGCCGCGTCGGCCTGCTGGTCGCCGGCGCGATCGTGCCGGGGCTCACCTGGAGCGTCTGGCTGCTGGGGCTGCCCGGCGCGCTGGCACCGGATTACACGCCCGTCGCGCTCGGCTTCTCGGCGGTCTGCATCCACGTCGCCACGAGACAGTACTGGCTGTTCGGTCCCCAGTCGGCCGCGCGAAACGCGGTGTTCGACGGGCTGCGGGACGCGGTCGTCGTGGTCGACGACCGGGGGACGCTCACCGACGCGAACCCGGCCGCGCGGGAGACGTTCGACGTGACCGACGCGGACCTGGGGCGGGACGCGGCGACCGTCCTCCCGAGCGACGTCCCGGTCGAACGGGACGGGGACGACGAGTTCGGCACCGTCAAACACCGTGTCGACGGGCGCTCCCGCTATCTGGAACCGCGCTGGCGGTCGCTCCCCTCGGCCGGCGGCGGGACGGTGATCTCCTTCCGGGACGTCACGGAACGGACGCAGGTCGAGCGCCGGTACCGCTCGTACGTCGAGCACAGCCACGACGTTGTGGTCGTCACGGACGCGGACGGCGTCCTCGAGTACGTCAGCCCGGCCATCGAACACGTCCTGGGGTACGAGCAGGACGCAGCCGCCGGGAAGTCGCTCACCGACTACATCCACCCCGACGACACGCAGGACGTCGCGGCGTCGCTCGCGGAGTCGCTCGACAGCCCCGGCGAGGGCGTCCGGGTGACGTTCCGCGCGCGCCACGCCGACGGCGGGTGGCGGACGCTGGAGGGCGTCGGCGTGAACGGCTTCGACGACCCCGACATCGGCGGGTTCCTCGTCACGCTCCGTGACACGACCACGAGGGACCGCTACGACCAGCGGCTGCGGGTGCTCACCCGGGTGCTCAGACACGACCTCCGGAACGAACTCAACGTGGTGATGGGCTACGCCAGTTCGCTCGCGGACGCCGACAGGGAGCCGGTGGCACACAAGGGGACCACCATCCGGCGCGCGGCAGAGCGGCTCGCGGACCTGGGCGAGCGCGTCCGCGGCGTCGACAGGACGCTCCGGGACGCCGACCACGGCGGTCGACCGCTGTACGTCGACGAGGTCGTCGAGGCCGTCGCGGACCTGGCCACCGACCGGCACCCCGCCGCGACGGTGACGACCGACTGCGAGGAGGGGGTCGCGGCCTACGCGGACGGGCTGCTCGCCACGGCGCTGTGGAACGTCGTCGAGAACGGCATCGTCCACAACGACGGGCCCTCGCCGACCGTCTCGGTCGCCGTCGACGCCGACGAACGCGCCGTCGAACTCGTCGTCCGCGACGACGGCCCCGGCATTCCCGCCGGCGAGCGCTCGGCAGTCGAAGCGGGCCACGAGACCCAGCTCGAACACGCGAGCGGGCTCGGGCTCTGGCTCGTCCGCTGGGTGCTCGACGGCGTCGACGGCGAGTTACGCTTCCCGGACACCGACGCCGGCGGCGCGGTGGTGTTGCGGCTCCGCGCGGCTGACCCGGCGGACGCCGACAGCGTCCGGATGCCGACGCCGGCCGAGTGGACGAAACCCGGCGCGCGCTCGCCGGCGGACGCTCCGATGGAGGGTCAGCGCGGCACCGACTGA
- a CDS encoding mechanosensitive ion channel family protein has product MQTLVLQLGFDAGALFTNVEAYVRRALFFVLAFVVVYVVGRVAFVPLVKRSLSARGFDEGVLGLADSVAGGLVLFAAVAVAFSVGVPGASLTAFAALGGALALAVGFAAQDLIGNFVAGVFILKDRPFEVGDWIEWNDTAGRVEDIDLRVSRIRTFDNERITVPNGELANNAVTNPVASDTLRQTFVFGIGYDDDIDHATDCLIEEAEATEGVLEDPAPSVRVTELGDSAVGLQSRFWIEDPDRADFVGVRSAYVQAVKERFDAEGIDMPYVHRQLTGDLEVVESVADPAGTE; this is encoded by the coding sequence ATGCAAACGCTCGTTCTGCAGCTGGGGTTCGACGCCGGGGCGCTGTTCACGAACGTCGAGGCGTACGTCAGACGGGCGCTGTTCTTCGTGCTCGCGTTCGTCGTCGTCTACGTCGTCGGCAGGGTCGCGTTCGTCCCGCTGGTGAAACGGTCGCTGTCGGCCCGCGGGTTCGACGAGGGCGTGCTCGGTCTCGCCGACAGCGTCGCGGGCGGACTCGTGCTGTTCGCGGCGGTCGCGGTGGCGTTCAGCGTCGGCGTCCCCGGCGCGTCGCTGACCGCCTTTGCCGCGCTCGGCGGCGCGCTCGCGCTCGCCGTCGGCTTTGCCGCCCAGGACCTCATCGGCAACTTCGTGGCCGGGGTGTTCATCCTCAAGGACAGACCCTTCGAGGTGGGCGACTGGATCGAGTGGAACGACACAGCGGGCCGGGTCGAGGACATCGACCTCCGCGTCTCGCGGATCCGGACGTTCGACAACGAGCGGATCACCGTGCCGAACGGCGAACTGGCGAACAACGCGGTCACGAACCCGGTCGCGTCCGACACGCTCCGCCAGACGTTCGTCTTCGGCATCGGCTACGACGACGACATCGACCACGCGACCGACTGCCTGATCGAGGAGGCCGAGGCCACCGAGGGAGTCCTCGAGGACCCCGCGCCGTCGGTCCGCGTGACCGAACTCGGCGACTCGGCGGTCGGCCTCCAGTCGCGCTTCTGGATCGAGGACCCGGACCGCGCGGACTTCGTCGGCGTGCGCTCGGCGTACGTGCAGGCCGTGAAGGAGCGCTTCGACGCGGAAGGGATCGACATGCCGTACGTCCACCGTCAGCTCACCGGCGACCTCGAGGTCGTCGAATCGGTCGCCGACCCGGCCGGCACCGAGTGA
- a CDS encoding carbohydrate kinase family protein, with product MSTRERRGAPARLVVGECIVDLHPSGAGGVGDATAYTRRAGGAPANVAVGLARLGATPLFRTRLGDDGFGAFLADALATEGVPDELVERDPDAPTGLAVVGRDDAGDRSFSLYLEGTASTRFESGVPANSTLAGVDWVHVGGVLLAFEPARSALFDLLDRVPRDATVSVDPNARPGLWTEFDYVDTLDRLLGVADVVVASPEDLHPAGFAGEGPELAADVLDAGPHTALVTRGAEGACGCATDAAPWGPADGEHAGFAVDVVDTTGAGDAFTAGAIEALSGGRSLAETLAFANAVGAASTTAEGAMAALPDRDAVDAMLAGD from the coding sequence ATGAGCACGCGGGAGCGCCGGGGAGCCCCGGCCAGACTCGTCGTCGGCGAATGCATCGTCGACCTCCACCCGTCCGGGGCGGGGGGCGTCGGCGACGCGACGGCCTACACCCGTCGGGCCGGCGGTGCCCCGGCAAACGTCGCCGTGGGACTGGCACGCCTGGGCGCCACGCCGCTGTTCAGGACGCGACTCGGTGACGACGGCTTCGGTGCGTTCCTCGCGGACGCGCTCGCGACCGAGGGCGTTCCGGACGAACTCGTCGAACGCGACCCCGACGCGCCGACCGGCCTCGCGGTCGTCGGCCGCGACGACGCCGGCGACCGCTCGTTCTCGCTCTATCTCGAGGGAACGGCGAGCACGCGGTTCGAATCGGGCGTCCCAGCGAACTCGACGCTCGCGGGCGTCGACTGGGTCCACGTCGGCGGCGTCCTGCTGGCGTTCGAGCCGGCCCGTTCGGCGCTGTTCGACCTGCTCGACCGGGTCCCGCGGGACGCGACCGTCTCGGTCGACCCGAACGCCCGCCCGGGGCTCTGGACCGAGTTCGACTACGTCGACACGCTCGACCGGCTGCTGGGGGTCGCGGACGTCGTCGTCGCGTCGCCGGAGGACCTCCACCCCGCCGGTTTCGCCGGAGAGGGGCCGGAACTGGCGGCCGACGTCCTCGATGCCGGCCCGCACACGGCGCTCGTCACGCGTGGTGCCGAGGGGGCCTGCGGGTGCGCGACCGACGCCGCACCGTGGGGGCCCGCGGACGGTGAGCACGCAGGCTTCGCCGTCGACGTCGTCGACACGACCGGCGCGGGCGACGCGTTCACGGCGGGCGCGATCGAGGCGCTCTCGGGCGGTCGCTCGCTGGCCGAGACGCTCGCGTTCGCAAACGCCGTCGGCGCGGCGTCGACGACCGCGGAGGGCGCGATGGCCGCGCTGCCCGACCGCGACGCGGTCGACGCGATGCTGGCCGGGGACTGA
- a CDS encoding DUF7545 family protein, with protein MVDSETYTVEGPDGDTDTVDLPAGLVDMMAEQGEEPSRVISDVVLQAFAQQAHALAHHSQGETPADVEEINAKAEELFEERFGQSLQDAMGHSH; from the coding sequence ATGGTTGATTCGGAAACCTACACCGTCGAGGGACCGGACGGCGACACCGACACCGTCGACCTGCCCGCGGGGCTCGTCGACATGATGGCCGAACAGGGCGAGGAGCCGAGCCGCGTCATCAGCGACGTCGTGTTGCAGGCGTTCGCACAGCAGGCCCACGCGCTCGCGCACCACTCGCAGGGCGAGACGCCCGCCGACGTCGAGGAGATCAACGCGAAGGCCGAGGAACTGTTCGAGGAGCGCTTCGGGCAGAGCCTCCAGGACGCGATGGGTCACTCGCACTGA
- a CDS encoding ZIP family metal transporter: MVALESVLVVAVAGLVTALATGLGALPFFVVEDLSDRWNVALWGLASGIMVAASVFGLVFEGLAEGTPFRVGVGAVAGVALVAVARDVVMDADIDPKEYEEADFRKLVLILGVLTVHSFPEGVAVGVSFADLGLDGGLQVLGLSVPLLAVVMTLAISIHNVPEGVAVSIPLRSIGISPPRMVWWAVFSSLPQPIGAVIAFAFVRYARAFLPAGFGFAAGAMVYLVLSEFVPEALETGADLPSGGKRELTAGIVVGVLAMVPLLWI, from the coding sequence ATGGTCGCCCTCGAGTCGGTTCTGGTCGTCGCTGTCGCCGGGTTGGTGACGGCGCTGGCGACCGGACTCGGCGCCCTCCCGTTCTTCGTCGTCGAGGACCTCTCCGACAGGTGGAACGTCGCGCTGTGGGGGCTCGCCTCGGGGATCATGGTCGCGGCCTCCGTGTTCGGCCTCGTGTTCGAGGGGCTGGCGGAGGGGACGCCGTTCCGCGTCGGCGTCGGTGCCGTCGCGGGGGTCGCGCTCGTCGCGGTTGCCCGCGACGTGGTGATGGACGCCGACATCGACCCGAAGGAGTACGAGGAGGCGGACTTCAGGAAACTGGTGCTCATCCTCGGCGTGCTCACGGTCCACTCGTTCCCCGAGGGCGTCGCGGTCGGCGTCTCGTTCGCGGACCTGGGCCTGGACGGAGGGTTGCAGGTGCTGGGGCTCTCGGTGCCGCTGCTCGCGGTGGTCATGACGCTCGCCATCTCGATCCACAACGTCCCGGAGGGCGTCGCCGTGTCGATTCCGCTCCGGTCGATCGGGATCTCCCCGCCGCGGATGGTCTGGTGGGCCGTGTTCTCCAGCCTCCCGCAGCCGATCGGCGCGGTCATCGCGTTCGCGTTCGTCAGATACGCGCGAGCGTTCCTGCCGGCGGGCTTCGGCTTCGCCGCGGGCGCGATGGTGTACCTCGTGCTCTCGGAGTTCGTGCCGGAGGCGCTCGAGACCGGCGCGGACCTCCCGAGCGGCGGGAAGCGGGAACTGACCGCGGGCATCGTCGTCGGCGTCCTGGCCATGGTTCCGCTGCTGTGGATCTAG
- the cofG gene encoding 7,8-didemethyl-8-hydroxy-5-deazariboflavin synthase subunit CofG — translation MFPDAARYDVDVTVDSDEVDDLLTVTPEDVDPAPELTFARNVFLPLTTACRYTCTYCTYYDVPGEASLMSPEEVREQCRIGADAGCTEALFTFGDKPDDRYAAIHDQLAEWGHDSIVDYHVRACEIALEEGLLPHSNPGDLTRAEFERLRDVNVSMGVMLETTADVDAHAGARRKTPGQRLATIRAAGEARVPFTTGILVGIGEGWRDRAESLLAVRALHERYGHVQEVIVQPVVPNERSDYDAPSTETMRRVVSMARAALPGAVSVQAPPNLAPVRDLLDCGVDDLGGVSPVTDDYINPDYEWPALRELEEIAESGGVPLYERLPVYDRFLPDRHRRGDVEAADPTGGDGPRDDLGWLHGRLFGALDREDVHGERFRGVASRDGPLSP, via the coding sequence GTGTTCCCCGACGCCGCACGGTACGACGTCGACGTGACGGTCGACTCCGACGAGGTCGACGACCTCCTCACGGTCACGCCCGAAGACGTCGACCCGGCCCCGGAGCTCACGTTCGCGCGGAACGTCTTCCTGCCGCTCACCACCGCCTGCCGGTACACCTGCACCTACTGCACCTACTACGACGTCCCCGGCGAGGCGAGCCTCATGAGCCCCGAGGAGGTTCGCGAGCAGTGTCGCATCGGCGCGGACGCCGGCTGTACCGAGGCGCTGTTCACCTTCGGCGACAAACCGGACGACCGCTACGCGGCCATCCACGACCAGCTAGCGGAGTGGGGCCACGACTCCATCGTCGACTACCACGTCCGCGCCTGCGAGATCGCGCTGGAGGAGGGGCTGCTCCCGCACTCGAACCCGGGCGACCTCACCCGCGCGGAGTTCGAGCGCCTCCGCGACGTGAACGTCTCGATGGGCGTGATGCTGGAGACGACCGCCGACGTGGACGCCCACGCCGGCGCCCGCCGGAAGACGCCCGGCCAGCGGCTCGCCACCATCCGCGCGGCCGGCGAGGCGCGCGTCCCGTTCACCACCGGCATCCTCGTCGGCATCGGCGAGGGGTGGCGGGACCGCGCCGAGTCGCTGCTCGCCGTTCGGGCGCTCCACGAGCGCTACGGCCACGTCCAGGAGGTCATCGTCCAGCCGGTCGTGCCGAACGAGCGTTCGGACTACGACGCCCCCTCGACCGAAACGATGCGCCGCGTCGTTTCGATGGCCCGCGCCGCGCTGCCCGGGGCGGTGTCGGTGCAAGCGCCCCCGAACCTCGCGCCCGTCCGCGACCTGCTCGACTGCGGCGTCGACGACCTGGGCGGCGTCTCGCCCGTGACGGACGACTACATCAACCCGGACTACGAGTGGCCCGCGCTCCGTGAACTCGAGGAGATCGCCGAGTCCGGCGGCGTCCCGCTGTACGAACGCCTCCCCGTGTACGACCGCTTCCTTCCGGATCGCCACCGGCGCGGGGACGTGGAGGCCGCCGACCCGACGGGTGGCGACGGCCCGAGGGATGACCTCGGTTGGCTCCACGGCCGACTCTTCGGCGCGCTCGACCGCGAGGACGTCCACGGCGAGCGGTTCCGTGGCGTGGCCTCGCGGGACGGCCCGCTGTCGCCGTGA